The window CGCTCTAGCACCCTCTCCGCCAGGCGCTCGCCCGCCTCGCGGAAGGGGTGGAAGAGGAGGGTCACCCCGGCGGCTTCCAAGACCGGGTCCTCCTCCAGGTGGAAGCTGGTAGCGGCCACCACACCTTGGAAGCCCCGCTCCTGGAGCCAGCGGGCGGCGAGGAGTTTGGCCTCGAGGTCCGGCAGGGCCAGGACCACCGCCTTGACCCCCGAGAGGTCCAGCCGCTCCCAAAGCTCGGGGTCCTCCGCATCCCCATAGAGCACCCGCCTGCCCTTGGCCCGGTGCCGTTCCACCTTCTCGGGGTCGGCGTCCAGGCCGAAAGGCCGCTCCCCCCTCGCCTCCAGCACCCGGTAGACCGCTCCCCCGGTGCGCCCCATGCCCACGATGAGGGCCGTGGCCCCGTCCAGGCGCTCCGGTTCCTCGTCGGGGTGGCGGCCTTTCCGCTCCAGCCGGAGGAGCCAAGGCTCCAGGCGCTTGTAAAGGGTATGGCTGTAGCGGCTCAATGGGGCGGAGAGGGCCATGGAAAGGGCCACCAACAGGGCGAGGCTCCCAAGCCCTAAAGGGAGGAGCCCTGCCCGCTCCAGGACCACCCCCACGATGAGGGCGAACTCGGAGTAGTTGCCCAGGTAAACCCCGGCCACGAAGGCGGTGCGGGCCCGTAGGCCAAAGAGGAGAAAGAGGAGGAAGAAGAGGGGGGCCTTGAGGAGGGAGAGGAGAAGAAGGCCCAAGACCAGGCCCGCCTCCACCCCCTGTAGCCCTTCCCGCAGGCCGATGTCCAAAAAGAAGGCCACCAGGAAGGCCTCCTTGAGGCTCCACAAGGACTTGGCCATCTCCGTGCCCTTGGTGTGGCCGGAAAGGAGGGTGCCGGTGAGAAGCGCCCCGAGCTCCGGGGATAACCCCACTTGGCGGAAGGTTTCCCCTCCCAAAAGGGCAAGGCCCAGGCCATAGAGGACCAAAAGCTCCTCGTGCCCGCTCCTTTCCAAAAGCCAGGTCACCCCCAGGCGGAGGAGGGGGAAGAGGAAGAGGAAAAGCGCCCAAGGGCTCACCGCGCCGCCGCCCCCCAGGGTCAGCAGGCCCACCGCCACCAGGTCCTGTAGCACCAGGATGCCGATGGCCAGGCGGCCGTGGTAGGTGGTGAGTTCCCGCTTGTCCTCCAGGAGCTTGGCCACCAGCACCGTGCTGGAAAACCCCAGGGCCAGGGCGAGGGGAAGGAGGCCGGCGAAGGGCAAGGCCAGGAGGGCGAAAAAGAGGAGGTGAAGCCCCCCCACCCCCAGGACCCGGGGTTCTAGAAGGTCCTTGGGCCGAAGCTTAAGCCCCACGCTAAAGAGGAGGAGCAGGACGCCGATGTCCGCCGCATGGCGCAGGAAGTCCGTTTCCCCTAGCCCCAGGGCGTGGAGGCCAAACCCCGCTCCCAGGTAGCCCACCAAGGGAGGGAGGCCTAGCCGGGTTGCCAACAGGCCGAGGGCGAAGGCGGCGGCTACCCAGAGCGCCTCCATGCCCCAAGGGTAGCAGAGGCAGGGGAAAGGGGCGGGGGTGTGCTTCCCCCGCCTCTACACCGCTTGGCCTATTTCTGGGAAAGGGCTTGGTCCAGAAGGGCTTTCCACTCCTCGTAGGGGAGGAAGCCCGTGCGCTTCTCCCCCGCGATGAAGAAGGTGGGGGTCCCGGTGAGGCCTAGCTCATCGGCCAACTTCTGGTCCGCCAAGACCCCTTCCCGATGCCTACCTGAGGCTAAGCAGGCCTGGAAGGCTTGGGTGTCTAGCCCGATCTGCCCTGCCAAGTCTACCAGGTAGCGGTCCAAAACGGTGCCGGTGAGATTCCCCCAGGCGCTTGCGGCGCGGAAGAGCACCTCGTGGTAGGCGTAGTACTGCCCCTGCTCGTGGGCGCAGGCGGCGGCCTCGCTGGCCCGGATGACGTTGGCCTGGCCGGGGAAGGGGAAGTCGCGGAAGAGGTAGCGCACCTTGCCGGTGTCGATGTACTCCGCCTTGAGCCTGGGAAGCACGTTTAGGGCATGGTTCTGGCAGTGGGGGCAGAGGTAGTTGGAGAAGTCCACCACCACCACGGGAGCGTTTTCGGACCCCAAGGCGAAGCGAGCCCCTTGGGCGGGGTCCAGGCCCGCCTTGCCCTTAGGCCCAAAGAGGATCCAGCCTAGGCCCACAAGGGCCAGGGCCACTACTCCGAGAACGAAGGCGCGCGGCATGCTCTTACTCTACTCCCTATTCCTCTGAGAACGCTTAGCCCAGATAGGGGGCTTGGCGGGCATCCCCCTCGGGGGTGACGTAGAAGGGGTGGGCGTCGGTGGACACCATCTCCTCCCGGTCCAAGGCGTCCTGCAGGTCCTTGGGCAGGACGAACATGGCCTCGAGGTAATGGGCGTTCAGGTGGCGCAGGGCCAGGTGGCGTTCCCGGATGCGGGCCTCAATGACCCCTTCCGAGAAGGCGGCGGGGTCAAAGGCGTCCGAGGCCAGGAGGAAGCCGAAGTTGAGGAAGAAGCCCGGGATGTGGTTCTTGTAGCTTCGCACGTAGCGGAAGGCCTCCTTCACCGTGCGGTGGACCACGGGGTGGACCCGGTGGTGGGTAAGCATGATCATCCCCGCCTGCATCCCCATCACCCCCCCGGGGTTCAGGTGGGCCTTCACCAGGCGGTAGAACTCCACAGTGTAGAGGAGGCGGGCCGGGTTGTCCTCGCCCACGGGGTCGGTGAGGTCGAGGATCACCACGTCGTAGGTGTCCTGGGTCCTCTCCAGGTAGGCCCGGGCGTCGTCGATGATGAGGACCGTGCGGGGGTCGTCAAAGGCCCCCTGGTGCCACTCGAGCATGTGGGCCTTGGCCAGCTCTACCAGCTCCCCGTCGATATCTACCATCACCGCCTTTTCCACCGTGGGATGCTTGAGCACCTCCCGCAAGGTGGCCCCCTCCCCGCCCCCCACGATGAGCACGGTCTTGGGCTCGGGGTGGGAAAGCATGGCGGGGTGGACCAG is drawn from Thermus sp. LT1-2-5 and contains these coding sequences:
- the speE gene encoding polyamine aminopropyltransferase, with the protein product MDYGMYFFEHITPFETMVRRMERVIASGRTRYQDYFLFESKGFGKVLVLDKDVQSTEKDEYIYHETLVHPAMLSHPEPKTVLIVGGGEGATLREVLKHPTVEKAVMVDIDGELVELAKAHMLEWHQGAFDDPRTVLIIDDARAYLERTQDTYDVVILDLTDPVGEDNPARLLYTVEFYRLVKAHLNPGGVMGMQAGMIMLTHHRVHPVVHRTVKEAFRYVRSYKNHIPGFFLNFGFLLASDAFDPAAFSEGVIEARIRERHLALRHLNAHYLEAMFVLPKDLQDALDREEMVSTDAHPFYVTPEGDARQAPYLG
- a CDS encoding cation:proton antiporter family protein, translating into MEALWVAAAFALGLLATRLGLPPLVGYLGAGFGLHALGLGETDFLRHAADIGVLLLLFSVGLKLRPKDLLEPRVLGVGGLHLLFFALLALPFAGLLPLALALGFSSTVLVAKLLEDKRELTTYHGRLAIGILVLQDLVAVGLLTLGGGGAVSPWALFLFLFPLLRLGVTWLLERSGHEELLVLYGLGLALLGGETFRQVGLSPELGALLTGTLLSGHTKGTEMAKSLWSLKEAFLVAFFLDIGLREGLQGVEAGLVLGLLLLSLLKAPLFFLLFLLFGLRARTAFVAGVYLGNYSEFALIVGVVLERAGLLPLGLGSLALLVALSMALSAPLSRYSHTLYKRLEPWLLRLERKGRHPDEEPERLDGATALIVGMGRTGGAVYRVLEARGERPFGLDADPEKVERHRAKGRRVLYGDAEDPELWERLDLSGVKAVVLALPDLEAKLLAARWLQERGFQGVVAATSFHLEEDPVLEAAGVTLLFHPFREAGERLAERVLERLAIMGEVSHGRS
- a CDS encoding DsbA family protein, giving the protein MPRAFVLGVVALALVGLGWILFGPKGKAGLDPAQGARFALGSENAPVVVVDFSNYLCPHCQNHALNVLPRLKAEYIDTGKVRYLFRDFPFPGQANVIRASEAAACAHEQGQYYAYHEVLFRAASAWGNLTGTVLDRYLVDLAGQIGLDTQAFQACLASGRHREGVLADQKLADELGLTGTPTFFIAGEKRTGFLPYEEWKALLDQALSQK